The Equus asinus isolate D_3611 breed Donkey chromosome 14, EquAss-T2T_v2, whole genome shotgun sequence genomic sequence GTCCAGCCCACAGGGCCCACCCAgcaccccagcccctctccttggcCCCCCAGATCTTCACCCTGATTGGCTAGTACCCAATTtgctggttgttaaatattttgacaatCACCCCTGACTATAAGAAAGGTAGCCAatgaccagaaggacctacaactggaatatacaacatgtactgggggtgctttggggagaagcagaagaagaaggaaaaaaagaaaagaagattggcaacagttgttagctcaggtgccaatgtttaaaaagaaaagaaaggcagccCAAATATAATGCTgttgtctctctttccctcccaggCCTGGCACTCCTGCTGCCCCCTGCCACTCTGGCCACCCTGGTGGATGGCTGGCTCCGAGAAGACTGCCCAAGCTTCAATCATGCAGGCTTGGTCACGGGGGCAGCCCCCTCGCAGGCAGCATTGTGGGCCAAGTCCCCAGGGATACTGGCTGGGAGGCCTTTCTTTGATGCCATCTTTGCCCACGTCAACTGCCAGGTCTCTTGGCTCTTCCCCGAGGGATCAAAGCTGGTGCCTGTGGCCAAGGTGGCAGAGGTCCGGGGCCCTGCCAACTGCCTGCTGCTGGGGGAGCGGGTGGCCCTGAACATGCTGGCCCGCTGCAGTGGAGTTGCCAGTGCTGCCGCTGCGGCTGTGGAAGCTGCCAGGGGAACCGGCTGGGCCGGGCACGTGGCGGGCACGAGGAAGACCACACCAGGCTTCCGGCTGGTGGAGAAGTATGGGCTCCTAGTGGGCGGGGCCGCCTCCCACCGTTATGACCTGGGAGGGCTGGTGATGGTGAAGGACAACCACGTCATGGCAGCTGGTGGTGTGGAAAAGGTGCATGTCTGACTgagcccctgccctggccctgctccCACCCCGCCATCACAGCCCTTCTCCTCTACCAGAGACCCCCAACCACTCCCTGGTGAATAGTGATGTCAGGAGAAGCAAGACTCCTCCACCCCTCAGACGTTCCATCTGTGAAACGAGGGGTTGGATCGCTTTCCTACCAGCGTTCTTCTTGGTATGACGTTCAGAAGCAAAGGACAAACCATGGGGAGCCAGTGTTGATGGCTTTGCgaccttgggcatgtcacttTAACTCCTCAGACctgtttcccatctgtgaaaaTGTTCTTGAAGACCCCTTCCAGTTTTAAGATTCTGGGTCAAATTGAACTCAGGTCCAAATGCCAAATCTTGCTGATATTTGGCCATTTTTTTGACCCACAGAGGTAGTAATTTCATGTGGTTTCACCTAATATGAAAGAAACCATCCGATGCCTGGTTTCCTCATTAACCCCAAGCTTGTTATCCATCTGGAGCCTTTCGAATGCCCGTCCCCTGTGCCCCTCACTGTGACGCTGTGCCAGGTGCCACCTGTCTCACTCTCGCCCTTCGGCTTGCCTGACAGGCGGTGCGAGGGGCCCGGCAGGCAGCCGACTTTGCCCTGAAGGTGGAAGTGGAGTGCAGCAGCCTGCAGGAGGCTGTGGAGGCGGCCGAAGCAGGTGCGGACCTCGTCTTGCTGGACAACTTCAGGCCTGAGGTGAGGCAGGGTCTGCTTCCTGGGAAGGGGCCACGTGGGTGGCTCTCACCTTCCCTTGGCTTGTGTTCCGCAGGAGCTGCACCGCACGGCGGCAGCACTGAAGGCCCGGTTCCCAGGTGTGGGTGTGGAGGCCAGCGGGGGCATCACGCTGGGCAACCTTCCTCAGTTCTGTGGGCCCCACATCGATGTCATCTCTTTGGGGATGCTGACCCAGGCTGCCCCGGCCCTCGATTTCTCCCTCAAGCTGTTTGCTGAAGGGGCCACTCCAGTGCCCTACACCCGCCGGACCTAAAGCCAAAGAAGATGACACTGCCAGTGGGATAACATAGTTCCTTGGGACCCTCAAGGTTATACGTGGCCAACAGGACATTCTCGACATTAGCCTGGGCAAaagtccaggctctgccactcgCTGCTCATGTGACCTCAAAGGGCTGGCTTCATCTCTGCTcatctcagtttcctaatctgtaaaatgagcctAATAAATGATCAACCTAATGAATTTCTTTCAGTGATAATtaacacatagtaagtgctcagtaagagTTAGAAATTGCCAAATATGGTTCATCTACTCTAAGATGCACTTTTTTTTCACACATTACCTTCTCTGAAGTCCAGGTGTGTCTTTAGTCAATGGTGTCTAATGGTTACCGTCAGCCAGGCATTGGTCGTGGTCATGTAGCCGTCACGGCCTGTGCATGCAGCTTGTAGATAAAATATGATAACAATCTATGTTGAGATAAGTCCAAAAGAGCTCTTTCAACAAGCTTAAAATAGGAATTGTAAGTGATAAGAAAGCATCGGTCATAGTTTGACAGTTTTCTTTTCGAGTAATGGTATGCGTGTTACAGTCAATGGCATCTTATATTTGAGGATATATGGCATCAGCCTTGATATTCAGCTGGAACATTGCACTTGGTCGATGCCTATGTTGTACCGATTCTTAAGTATTTTGCCTCTCACCTCTGGCTACTGTTATACCTCTTTGGTAGAGGCGAGAACCTGTCCGTTCCTCACTTCTGGGGTCCCCATTAGACTCCACTATGCATCCTCCCCAAAATGAAAGACCTCCGCTTGGTGCTGAAATCCTTTTTGGGTCTGGTTCCATGGGGCTCTCATTAGTTGGGAGAGGACAGTAGGTACAGAGCAGATGGGACCAGAGAAAAGTTCAGttgagggaggaagggatgggtgGCTGGGGGTCCAGGTTCAGATGTCAAACTTCCTTCCATGCTAAGTCAGGACTCAGGGATCTAAGGAGAGGATTTAAATTCAGTCCCCCAAACACACCTGAGGTCTCACTCACCTGCCCCTACCATCACCTCAAGCCTTGGGGGCCCACTCTCTAACCCTTCCT encodes the following:
- the QPRT gene encoding nicotinate-nucleotide pyrophosphorylase [carboxylating] isoform X1, with the protein product MAIHISYWHLNLNICKTKVILFPPALLLISCVTRARYRNMFEIQFLYLYVGMSPCGLALLLPPATLATLVDGWLREDCPSFNHAGLVTGAAPSQAALWAKSPGILAGRPFFDAIFAHVNCQVSWLFPEGSKLVPVAKVAEVRGPANCLLLGERVALNMLARCSGVASAAAAAVEAARGTGWAGHVAGTRKTTPGFRLVEKYGLLVGGAASHRYDLGGLVMVKDNHVMAAGGVEKAVRGARQAADFALKVEVECSSLQEAVEAAEAGADLVLLDNFRPEELHRTAAALKARFPGVGVEASGGITLGNLPQFCGPHIDVISLGMLTQAAPALDFSLKLFAEGATPVPYTRRT
- the QPRT gene encoding nicotinate-nucleotide pyrophosphorylase [carboxylating] isoform X2 produces the protein MDPEGLALLLPPATLATLVDGWLREDCPSFNHAGLVTGAAPSQAALWAKSPGILAGRPFFDAIFAHVNCQVSWLFPEGSKLVPVAKVAEVRGPANCLLLGERVALNMLARCSGVASAAAAAVEAARGTGWAGHVAGTRKTTPGFRLVEKYGLLVGGAASHRYDLGGLVMVKDNHVMAAGGVEKAVRGARQAADFALKVEVECSSLQEAVEAAEAGADLVLLDNFRPEELHRTAAALKARFPGVGVEASGGITLGNLPQFCGPHIDVISLGMLTQAAPALDFSLKLFAEGATPVPYTRRT